From the genome of Vicia villosa cultivar HV-30 ecotype Madison, WI linkage group LG2, Vvil1.0, whole genome shotgun sequence, one region includes:
- the LOC131646496 gene encoding transmembrane emp24 domain-containing protein p24delta10-like — translation MVGLKPQPHSLFHLLLAVTLFSCSVQSLRFDLPSGFTKCISEDIKKNWMTVGNYSIVNSNEGQLLPSDHTIAVTVYKSGGTRSYHYAEHVRSGQFAFVASESGNYLVCFWVDSKHDSGVTLSIDFVWKTGVAARDWSNIAKQTNVDRMAREVRNMHESALSIMEEIIYLRERDEEMLDFNWTTNTRMLWLSFVSFLLCFSVAGLQLWHLKSFFKKNKIL, via the exons ATGGTTGGATTAAAACCACAACCTCATTCATTGTTTCATCTTCTTCTAGCAGTTACATTGTTTTCATGTTCAGTTCAATCCTTGAGGTTCGATTTACCATCTGGATTCACCAAATGCATCTCTGAAGACATCAAGAAAAACTGGATGACTGTTGGAAATTACTCAATCGTGAATTCAAACGAGGGTCAACTTTTACCTTCTGATCACACTATCGCTGTTAcg gTGTATAAGTCTGGAGGCACTAGATCATATCATTATGCAGAGCATGTTCGATCGGGGCAGTTTGCATTTGTTGCATCAGAAAGTGGTAACTACTTGGTGTGTTTCTGGGTGGATTCAAAACATGATTCTGGAGTAACACTGTCTATTGATTTTGTGTGGAAAACTGGTGTGGCTGCTAGGGATTGGTCCAATATTGCAAAGCAAACTAACGTTGAC AGAATGGCAAGAGAGGTACGAAATATGCATGAATCTGCGTTGTCCATTATGGAGGAGATAATTTATCTTCGCGAACG AGATGAAGAAATGCTAGATTTCAATTGGACAACCAACACCAGAATGTTATGGTTAAGTTTTGTTTCATTTCTTCTCTGCTTCTCGGTAGCTGGGTTACAACTATGGCATTTGAAgagtttttttaagaaaaataaaatcctatAA
- the LOC131646495 gene encoding citrate-binding protein-like, with amino-acid sequence MRNSNISMILSLFLLLEFIENIVLVCGEDPTYGFTSVPLTDANFEVQKPYNIPVEQRYSFIDGVHRFWVYAHDKPYSPSSPTQPRTEIRIKGLDYHSGVWQFEGYGYVPKGTSGATIAQIHGAAHGATTLLLRIYNGDMRYYATDLVDKNLYDKWFRLNIIHDVDGGIVTVFIDGEKKFQTKDQGPGDLYFKCGVYAAPAHISNYMESRWRNIKIYKK; translated from the exons ATGAGAAACTCTAACATTTCTATGATTCTATCTTTGTTCCTTCTTCTAGAGTTTATTGAAAACATTGTACTAGTATGTGGTGAAGATCCTACTTATGGTTTTACTTCTGTCCCATTGACTGATGCAAATTTTGAGGTGCAGAAGCCATACAATATACCAGTTGAACAAAGGTATAGCTTCATTGATGGTGTTCATAGATTTTGGGTTTATGCTCATGACAAGCCTTATTCTCCTAGTAGCCCTACTCAGCCCCGCACAGAAATTCGCATAAAG GGACTTGACTACCACTCTGGTGTTTGGCAATTTGAAGGTTATGGTTATGTGCCAAAGGGAACATCAGGAGCTACAATAGCACAGATTCATGGTGCAGCACATGGTGCTACGACACTGTTACTAAGAATATACAATGGAGATATGAGGTATTATGCTACAGACTTAGTGGATAAGAATCTATATGATAAATGGTTCAGACTTAATATCATACATGATGTGGATGGAGGAATAGTGACTGTGTTCATTGATGGAGAGAAAAAGTTTCAAACAAAGGATCAAGGGCCAGGTGATTTGTACTTCAAGTGTGGGGTTTATGCTGCACCTGCTCATATTAGTAACTACATGGAATCAAGGTGGAGAAacatcaaaatatataaaaaatga
- the LOC131649640 gene encoding transmembrane emp24 domain-containing protein p24delta9-like, whose amino-acid sequence MADYECRATNEAHIRFSRLKELYENHLVAAAETEEEGDGLFVEYHRGCALRFGSSLTSTASTTMIPLTLTPCPRTNNPLYKLCKLHPPYNLFFFTISPLINMVELQSQLHFLFLLVLSIKLFSCSVECMRFDLPPGLARCLGEDVKKNSLTVGNYSIVNHNPGHPLPVNHTILVTVTSNKGTVSHHYADHVQSGQFAIQAHESSDYLVCVWDTTNDPQVSLTIDLDWRTGVAAKDWSYIAKKTNIDKMTFEVQKMQQAALSIMEDMTYLLERNTEMLVLNRITDNRMLLLIFVSLLVSFSVAGLQLWHLKTFFKKNKLL is encoded by the exons ATGGCGGATTATGAGTGCAGAGCAACTAATGAGGCGCATATCCGGTTCTCCAGACTGAAAGAGCTTtatgagaaccacttggtggcggctGCGGAGACCGAGGAGGAGGGTGATGGACTTTTTGTTGAGTATCATCGTGGTTGCGCTCTGcg atttggatcatctcttacttccacCGCATCCACAACTATGATCCCTCTTACATTGACGCCATGCCCAAG GACAAATAATCCATTGTATAAACTTTGCAAATTGCATCCTCCATATaacttatttttcttcacaatttcTCCACTTATCAACATGGTCGAATTACAGTCACAACTCCATTTTCTATTTCTTCTTGTTctatcaatcaaactgttttcatGTTCAGTCGAATGTATGCGATTCGATTTACCACCCGGACTCGCCAGATGCCTCGGCGAAGATGTAAAGAAGAATTCCCTGACGGTCGGAAATTACTCAATCGTCAATCACAATCCCGGTCATCCTTTGCCCGTTAACCACACCATCCTTGTTACG GTAACTTCAAACAAAGGGACAGTGTCACATCATTATGCAGATCATGTTCAATCGGGGCAATTTGCAATTCAGGCACATGAAAGTAGTGACTATCTGGTTTGTGTATGGGATACAACAAATGATCCTCAAGTTTCACTTACTATTGATTTGGATTGGAGAACTGGTGTGGCAGCCAAAGATTGGTCATACATTGCAAAGAAAACAAACATTGAT AAAATGACATTCGAGGTACAAAAAATGCAACAAGCTGCCTTGTCTATTATGGAGGACATGACTTATCTTCTCGAACG aaatacAGAAATGTTGGTCCTCAACCGGATAACCGACAATAGAATGTTGTTATTGATTTTCGTTTCACTTTTGGTCTCATTCTCAGTAGCAGGATTGCAACTTTGGCACTTGAAGAcatttttcaagaaaaataaaCTTCTATAA